The sequence AGTCCATATTAGAAAGTCCACCAGTTAATATGATCTGGCAAAGCCCTGGCGAAAGAAACACTTAAATGGTGTTTATTCAACTATTGCTGGCAGTGCTGGAACTTACCTTAAATCTTCCTGCCAAAAAAGGAGTTCTGTAATTATGGTAATGACTGGTGCCTTTGTCCAAATAGCCTCTTATCTAGTCAATTTGCTTCCCTAACAACTGGGAAGCAGTTTTGGTCTTGCAAGCTACGGTATATACACAAAGTCCATATAATTACTAATAATTTGTAACGAGTGTTAATTGATAAACAGCTCCCTCTGGTAGCTTAATTAAAGCTGTAGGATAGCTAGGCGATTTACAACTGGGATTGATCTCAATTAGTCAACAAAATCTGTGTAGTCTGTTCAAAGGAGAGTAAGGAAATTTAGCCTAGTGAGGCTTTGGGGATTTTGTCTTGTCTtccctatttctttttccttcaagaGGAGAAATACAATCAGAAGAGCCGCACCGCTTTGTTGGTACAATCTACCAAGCTCACACAGGGCGTTACTCGTAGGCTTTTCAgcattttgttgttccatttgtttattcccTGTCAGGTTACTGAAAAATATTCAAGCATTTGCTTTTATTATACCCAGTGGTGCACATTGCTGAATATCAACCTGGAGGGACCTAAAAGTAGAAGCaaaaaccaattttttaaaatgttagggTTTGATCTTACAGATCTGTTTGCAAACCTGCATTTTGGGGCCATAATTAAAAGGAAGCCCAGGAAAGGTGGCATGGGGGACTCACCAGAGACCTGGCAGCCAGGGGGTCTTGCAAAGCCAGCTTGTCTGCTTCAAGGCTCAACTTATTTCATCATGTGGGCCCACACAGTAAAAATCTAATCTAAGCATTGCGGAAATTGCCCCTATGgaatagtaaaggaaaaaagtGTCATCTGTGCtcagtgagatcacacagtggcTGCAAACAGCTGCTGAAACATTAATTAATCTGTTTGCAAATAAATTGTGGATCTGGACTAGCTGAAATTGCTGCTATAAACAAGCTGGGATGCTGTACTTTGCAGATTTGCctgtattttaagatttttttcctttgtgtgctGTAAAATCACCAGGGCCCAGAGACTGTGTTTACTTCTGGAAGCTCTGAGCAAGCGTACTGACATGACTCGTAGATTCTCAGCTTGGAGGCATTTGTATCAGCTGTGGCCCTTTTGAAGGCCGTACAACTCTGTGTGAAAAGGTCTGCGCCTCGTTTAAGTCAGATTTGTTAATcaaagagaatgaaatattctacagAGCAAATGGATGTGGATTtagtaattttataattttaaaacatttcgtCAGTGTCACAGTTGCTTAATTTATTCTAACTAGGCAGTGGCAAATTCTAGTGCCTTGACACTTAGAAGATTAATGTTGGTTCCCAgtgtttactgatttttaaaaaagtcataggATGTGTAGCTGGAACAGAGAATCTGAAAGAGTTTGTTTTGCCAAAATTTGAAGTTCTGATGCTTTCTGTTCCCTGCCTTTTTGTCCTTTGTTCTCGCAGATGATTTTAATTCGGTGAGTACTCATATGTCTTCTCTGcatttattcaaccaatatttatggaATGCCTAGTATGAGCCAATTACTCTGCTAGGTGCTGGGACACAGATGGTACTGTGAATATTACCCTTGCTCTCAGGGGGCTTATGGTCTAGTGCAGGGATTGAcaaactttttctttgttttcctctcattaaactttgttttaatgGGTCTCAAAATTCTGTGATAGACTTTTGGTCAAGTTGTTTCCATTAAAAAGtactgattttaaaaagtaataacttAAAACTGCCACACAAAAAACCAAATTGTCCACAAAacattctcctttccttctgaagGTTTTACGATGCATCATTGTCATTAATCAGTCTTTTACTATTAAACGGCCAATTGAGACAAACAGCTCTGAGAACTGTTCCACCTCAGATGAAGACTGGGGTGGCAGGTATGGGGGACGATATTCAGGTAGCCTTCTGAGCCTTCTGGGCAGACCTGCTGGCCTTGCCAGCTCCAGCTGCCTTCTTGACCACTGCTTTGATGACACCCACAGCAATTGTCTGTCTCGTGTCACGAACAGCTAAACAGGCCAGAGGAGCTCTCAACACACATGGGCTTGCCAGGAACCATATCAGTGATGGCAGCATCACCAGATTTCACGAATTTGGGGCCATCTTCTAGCTTTTTTCCAGAACGATGATCAATCGTCTCCTTCAGCTCAGCAAACTTGCAAGCAATGTGAGCTGTGTGACAATCCAGCACAGGTGCGTATCCAGCACTGATCTGGCCTGGATAGTTCAGGATAATCACCTGAGCTGTGAAGCCAGCTTCCATTGGTAGATCGTTTTTGCTGTCACCAGCCACATAGCCATGACGAACATCTTTGacagacacattttttttttttttgtgaggaagatcagccctgagctaacatccatgccaatcctcctctttttgctgaggaagactggccctgagctaacatccgtgcccaccttcctccactttatatgggacaccgccacagcacggcttgacgagcggtgcgtcatgtgcgcccgggatccaaacctgcgaaccctcgggccgcgaaagcggagtgcgggcacttaactgctgcgccaccgggctggccctggcagACACATTCTTGACATTGAAGCCCACGCTGTCCCCAGGAAGATCTTCACTCAAAGCTTCATGATGCATTTCAACAGACTTTACTTCAGTTGTAACGTTGACTGGAGCAAGGGTGACCACCAAGCCGGTTTGAGAACACCAGTCTCTACTCGACCCACAAGGACAGTACCAACACCACCAATTTTGTAGACGTCCTGGAGGGGCAGATGCAAGGGCCTGTCACGTGGATGAGTTGGTGGCAGGATGCAATCCAGAGCTTCAAGCAGCGTGGTTCCACCCATCTTTACGGGTGACTTTCCATCCCTTGAACCAAGGCATGTTAGCACTTGGCTCCAGCATGTTGTCACCATGCCAATCAGAAATTGGCACAAATGCAGCTGTGTTGGGATTGAAGCcaattttcttaatgtaggcactGACTTCCTTAATGATTTCCTCATATCTCTTTTGGCTGTAGGGTGGCTCAGTGGAATCCGTTTTGTTAACACCAACAATTAGTTGTTTCACACCCAGTGTGTAAGCCAGAAGGGCATGGTCACAGGTCTGCCCATTCTTGGAGATACCTGCTTCAAATTCACCAACACCAGCAGCAACAATCAGGACAGCACAGTCAGCCTGAGATGTGCCTGTAATCATGTTTTTGATAAAGTCTCTGTGTCCCGGGACATCGATGATGGTCACATAATACTTGCTGGTCTCGAATATCCACAGGGAGATATCAATGTTGATGCCACACTCATATTCAGCTTTCAGTTTATCCAAGACCCAGGCATACTTGAAGGAGCCCTTTCCAATCTC comes from Diceros bicornis minor isolate mBicDic1 chromosome 4, mDicBic1.mat.cur, whole genome shotgun sequence and encodes:
- the LOC131402274 gene encoding elongation factor 1-alpha 1-like, with protein sequence MRKEKTRINIVIIGHVDSGKSSTTGHLIYECGGIDKRTMEKIEKEAAEIGKGSFKYAWVLDKLKAEYECGINIDISLWIFETSKYYVTIIDVPGHRDFIKNMITGTSQADCAVLIVAAGVGEFEAGISKNGQTCDHALLAYTLGVKQLIVGVNKTDSTEPPYSQKRYEEIIKEVSAYIKKIGFNPNTAAFVPISDWHGDNMLEPSANMPWFKGWKVTRKDGWNHAA